The Deinococcus sp. YIM 134068 sequence GGGCCACCATTAAGCCGTCAACGTCGGGCACTCCCGTCAATGGGGCGGTGTCCGTGGTGTTGCCGGGCGGACCGTCCGGCGTGACGTACTGGCCTCTGCGTGGCGTGAAGACGCCCCACGCGACGACCTTTCTTGATTCCGGCTACTTCGCGGGCTACCCCAATTCTGCGGGCTTGCCCACCCAACCGGCGCTCAAGGGCTACCGGCACACCGGAACGGACATGAACGGTCCCGGCGCGTGCAACTCCGACGAGGGAGACGCGCTTTACACCGTCCGGGAGTGTCAGGTGGAGTTCGCCAGCTACGCGCAGAACGGCACATGGGGGCCGGTGATCGTGCTGGAGGTCTTCGTGGAGGGCCGCTTCTGGTGGGTCCGGTACGGCCACGTCAACGCGACGAGCAAGAAGACCGGCGCAACGGTGAAGGTCGTCAAGGGGCAGAAGCTCACGGCGCGTCAAGTGCTGGGCTTCGTGGGGCGCGGCTCCTGGCCCTGCGCTCATCTGCACATCGACGTTTTCCACGCTAAGCCCCCCTCGTGGCTGTGGTGGCCCACCCGGTACGGTGCCGCCGCCGAGGTCACGAAGTATTGCACCGATCCGGACGCTTGGCTGCGCCGGTTACAGGCGGTGAGTCCATGAAAATGAAGCTGAGTTCCGATTGGCTGCGAATCGCAGGTATGGGCCTGATGCTGGGCCTGAGCCTCGTCCTAGACGCCTACGCAGAGCGGGCGGAAGAGGAGCGGGAGCGCCGCGCGCTGGAGTTCCGCGAGTGGCTGGAGACGCCCGAAGGCCTGGAGTGGCAGGCCGAGCAGCACGCGCAATGGATGGCCGCTGAGGGCCACATCTACGCGGACTACCCCGACGACCTGGACGACGAGGACCTGCCCATCTTCGAGCAGACGCCCCCCGTGGTCGAGCGTCCCCCGTGCCCTTGTGCAGCTCGTCGAGCAGCCCCCGCGCCGGACGGCCCCTGTCCCTGCGCGGCCCGTCGAGCGGCCCGTGAGGCAGCCCGGCGTGTGGCGACGGACGACGCGGACGTGCGGGAGCTGACGGCGGCTCCGCTCGCCCCGGAGGACATGACGGAATGAAGGACCGGCGCGCGTACCACTGGCTGATCCTGGGGGGGACCGGATCGGGCAAGACGTTCACGGCTCGCCAGATCGTCAGGCAGTACGTGCGTAAGCCCGACTTCGTGGTGATCGTCAACAGCTCCTCTCAACTTGCCGAGTTCGCCCGGCGGCGCGTCGTGGTGGACATGTCGGCCCTAGATCGGGACTGGACGCCCCGTGAACTGGCAGCCACCATCCGGCAACACGGCGCGGTCCACTTCGAGGTCTCGCCCGGTGCCGATCCCAAGCGGCTGCAAGCCTGGATGGACGCCCTAGGGAATGCGTGCATGGCCCTCGGCAGACTGGGGACTGACCGCTGCCACGTCCTCCTGATCGTGGACGAGGCACAGAACTACCTCTCTCAAAAGGTGTTTGCGCGCGGGATGCGCCGCGTCTTCGCCGAGGGGCGAAAGTTCGGGGTGGACTGCCTCGCCATTACTCAGCAGCTCGCCGGGCAGGGCGGGGACATGATCGACATGACCGTGCGCCGCATGGTGTCCGTCCTCGTGGTGTGCCCGATGGACGAGGAGGCCGAACGTCAGCGCGTGATGCGGACGTGGCCCGAGCTGCGGGACCCCGGCATCCTCGCCTTCCCCGACCCCGCCACCGGTCGTCCTGGTGAGTACATGGTGCGCGACCGGGGCAGCCGTCGCGCCGTCCTGGTGCGCGTGGACAGTGCCGGACGCCGCTTCGCCGTGCCTCTGTCGGGCAGCCCGTCCCCCCCACGGGCCGCCTAACCCTTCGGAGGTAACACACCCATGATTACGTCGAAAACACGAGAC is a genomic window containing:
- a CDS encoding AAA family ATPase; this encodes MKDRRAYHWLILGGTGSGKTFTARQIVRQYVRKPDFVVIVNSSSQLAEFARRRVVVDMSALDRDWTPRELAATIRQHGAVHFEVSPGADPKRLQAWMDALGNACMALGRLGTDRCHVLLIVDEAQNYLSQKVFARGMRRVFAEGRKFGVDCLAITQQLAGQGGDMIDMTVRRMVSVLVVCPMDEEAERQRVMRTWPELRDPGILAFPDPATGRPGEYMVRDRGSRRAVLVRVDSAGRRFAVPLSGSPSPPRAA